Proteins encoded within one genomic window of Hemiscyllium ocellatum isolate sHemOce1 chromosome 1, sHemOce1.pat.X.cur, whole genome shotgun sequence:
- the LOC132820912 gene encoding fatty acid-binding protein 1, liver-like, with the protein MDFSGRYELQSQENVELFMDVLGVPDDMIEKIKDLKRVTKIVQNGEDFIVAIQTGDQVLVNNFTLGQETHVQTPAGDKIKAVMNLEEGNKLVVKAKDFTSVAEFNGDQLTNTITFGDVVYKQISKKVEEPDAEEDHL; encoded by the exons ATGGACTTCAGTGGACGATATGAACTCCAGAGCCAAGAAAATGTGGAACTATTTATGGATGTTCTGG GAGTCCCAGATGACATGATTGAAAAAATCAAAGACCTCAAGAGAGTAACTAAAATTGTCCAAAATGGAGAAGACTTCATAGTTGCTATACAAACTGGTGATCAAGTACTTGTCAATAACTTTACACTTGGACAAGAGACACACGTGCAAACTCCCGCAGGAGACAAGATAAAG GCTGTAATGAACCTAGAGGAAGGAAATAAACTAGTCGTTAAAGCGAAAGACTTTACTTCTGTTGCAGAATTCAATGGAGATCAGCTGACAAAT acCATCACTTTTGGTGATGTTGTTTACAAACAAATAAGCAAAAAAGTTGAAGAGCCTGATGCTGAAGAAGATCACCTGTAG